Genomic DNA from Pirellulales bacterium:
CCGGCCAGCGCCTTGCCGCGCTGGTCAGCCGGCGCTCGCATCACCTTGCCGTCGGGCGTGTACTTGATCCAATACCAGTCGTAGTGCGCCGGATCGGCGCCTTTGGAGCAATACATGACGCTCACGGCCTTGAGCGTTTCCTTGTCTTCGTCGTATTCCTCATTCACGATCACCGAGCCATATTCGAGCCGCGCGGGGTCTTTGGCGGCGACGGTATTAAGATAGCTCTTCACCCACGGACCGTGCGGCTTTGGGGCCGGACGTGGATCTTGCTCGTCGGCGGCCAAGCGCGACCAATCGCGGTAGGGCGCCGTCATGGTGATGTGCTTCCAAAACGATTGCTGAAACTCCGCCGGCGTTTGCGGCCGCGCCTGACGAGGCGGACTCAGACGGCTGCTGCCCGAACCTTGGGCCATCGCGGTTATCGGAAATAGCAGGACGAGCGAGACGAGATTTGGAAAACGGCGCATGGCAGACTTGACCATGAAGCGGCTCCTTTCATCGCGTGAGCGGTTGTTGCGATTCGAGCGATGTCAGCACCGCCAGCGCTCGTGAAACAACATGACTTTACACATTCCGGCGTGCGGAACAAGGGGCGGTGCCGCAAAGCGGCGGTAGAACCGGGGCGGCGAAGGGGCCGCGATCACCAGCGTCTTCGAGGCCATCTTGCCTAGCAGAATTATAGCCTGGGAGGCTTTTTGCCGTACTTGGCTTCATATCGGGCCGCGAACTTTGCCTCCAGTTCCGGATGGCAGACAAAACACTGAGAATCAGGGCGGTCGTGGTCGGCGCACCAATCGCCTTTCGAGCGGTTTGCGCGCCGTCACGGGTCCTCCCTGCGTGCAGCCCGAGGTTCGGTAGCCGGTCCAGCCATGAACCATCTGCTCGGTCATGTCCACGCCAATCACTCTGCCCGAGGGCCCAACTTGGCGAGCGGCCGGGATGCTGTCCATCCCGGCGCCACAACCGAGATCCAGCACGGTGTCGCCGGCCCGGAATTCACCGAGGGCCCGCGGGTTGCCCACACCGGCGAATGACTCCGTGAGCGAATGGGGTAAAGCGTTGATCTCGGCGGCGTCGTAGCCGAGTGCTTTGGCGCTTTCAGGCCCGATGGCCTGTTTTCCGTTAAATGCGGTGACTACAATGTAGCTGTGCGGATGGTGCGGCACGGCACAAGGAATCAAGCTGGAACGCGCGGAGAAGGCGTCGGAACCGCCCTTAGAGACGCCCGCTATGAGTACTCCGCTAAGCCGGGAGGAGCGACTTAGGGAGTATTTTCATCGGCTTGGCGGCCAGCCGGCCTCGCAAACCGCTGAGGAAGCACTGACGAGGATCGTTCGGACGCTCGAGGAAGTCGAAGATGCCCACAGTGGGATACCGAAAAGTGAGCCACCGCCGCCGATGAACCTGCCCGACGGTCGGATGTATCCACCTCAAGCGGATAGAATCGTTCGGCACCGCGACGGCAGTATCACGGCGCGGACTCGTGGCCACGATATCTCCATCGGCAGCCAGGGAAGCATTACGATCAGGAGCAGGCAGACAGGGGAGATCGAATTTCACCAGCCTAACGCGGGGAATTGAGATGGGATTCGCTGAAGATTTTGCTCGCTTTGCGGACCAATTAAGAAAAAGCCCTTATGAATGTTTGAGTGAAATAAGCTTTTTCCCTTCCGGTGCATTGTCGATGCGCGTTCGCACCGGAAGCCGATCGTTCGACTTGGACTATTTTCCAACGGAATCGCGGTTCTGCGTGGACGAATTGGCCGGCGACGAGGCGTTCGACACGGGCTATCGCTTCGGTTTCGACAATTTAGAGGCCGCGAAAGCGAAGCTACTGAGCCTCTTGGAAGAGGCACGAGTTGCTCCTGCCTACGAGCAGTAGAACCTGCGCGGCGAAGGGGCCGCGGTCGCGAGCGCCTTCGAGGCCATCTTGCCTAGCAGAACTATAGCCTAGGAGGCTTTTTGCCGTACTTGGCTTCATATCGGGCCGCGAACTTTGCCTCCAGTTCCGGATGGCAGACAAAGCACTGAGAATCAGGGCGGTCGTGGTCGGCGCACCAATCGCCTTTCTTCTGGAAATCAGCGGCAACTTGAGAGTTACACTGCCCGCACTGCTCTTCGGGAACTCCGTGCTCGTCGCACCACCAACCTTCGTGGCGGTGATGGCCCGAGTCCTGCGCGGCCGATTGCGACGGCTGGCCGGCCCCTGGTGGCGTAGCACCAGAATGTCCACACCCAAGAACAAGTAAAAACGAAGGCAAAAGTGCAACCGATGTTTTAGAAAACGCGTTCATCGTTCCGTCCTTTCCAAGTACAGCGGATCAAGAAGCCGACGCCAACTCCGGTCCGGCAATCGGGCCGTCCACCGACTCGGCCGACGCAGGCCTGGCCAGCGGCCGATTGAAAATCAAATACAGCACACGCAACACCAACAGGGACATGACCATCGCCCCAATCACGCCGCCGATCACGACGGTGGCGAGCGGACGCTGGACCTCGGCCCCCATGCCGTCGCTCAGCGCCATGGGCAAAAAGCCCAAACTGGCGACCAACGTTGTCATCAGCACCGGGCGAAGACGGGTCACGGCCGCCTGGGTGACGGCTTCATCGAGCGGAACCCCTCGCTCGCGAAGCTGCCGGATGTACGAAACGAGAATCATGTCGTCGAGCACCGCCACGCCCGACATGGCGATGAACCCCACGCCCGCCGAAATCGAAAACGGCATGTCGCGCAGCCAGAGGGCAAAGATGCCCCCGACCCAGGCGAAGGGGATGCCCGTAAACACGCGCAGCGCATCGACGACACTGTGGTAGGTCAGATAGAGCAGCACAAACACCAGCAGCAGGGAGAGGGGCACCACGATCGACAGCCGGGTTTCGGCGCGCTGGAGATTCTCGAATTGGCCGCCGAACTCGATGCGATAGCGGCCGGTCGGCAGGGCTATCTGCTCGGCGATCTTCCGACGCGCTTCGGCCACAAAGCTGCCCAGGTCGCGGCCCCGCACGTTGGCCGTCACCGTGATGCGGCGTTGCCCCCATTCGCGCGTGATGGTCGACGGCCCCTCGACGGTTTCGATCGTGGCCAGCCGCGCCAGCGGAATTCGCTCGCCCGCCGGCGTCGCCACCAGCATCTCGCCGATCGCCGCGGGGCTGGCCCGCAACCGCTCGGGCAAGCGGGCGACCAAGGGAAAGCGCAACTGCCCTTCGACAATTTCGCCCAACGGCTTGCTGCCGATTGCCTCGACGACCTCCAGCACCGTCTTGGCGGGAACGCCATAGCGGGCTAGTTCTTGCTGCTTGACCTTGATTTGCAGCACCGGCTGGCCGGTGATCTGTTCGACGTTCAGATCCGCCACACCCTCAATCGAGCGCAGCACCGCTTCGATCTCTTTCGCCTTTTCGACGAGCACGTCGAAATCGTCGCCGAACAACTTCACCCCGAGGTCGGCCCGCACGCCCGAGACGATTTCATTCATCCGCATCTCGATCGGTTGGGCAAAGCTGAGCTTCGTGCCGGGAAAGTCGCGCAACAAGTGGTCGAGCTTCTCGGTCAGCTCGGCCTGGCTGGCGGCTTGCGTCCATTGCGCGCGTGGCTTGAGCGTGATGAAAATATCGGTCAATTCGACGCCCATCGGGTCGGTGGCCACCTCGGCCGTGCCGATGCGGCTCCAAACGTGCTCCACTTCACGTGGAAACGCGGCCAGAATCGCCTTTTCCATTTGCGTGTTCGAGCGCACCGACTCGGCCAGATCGGTGCCCGCCAGCCGCACGACGCCGACGGCGATCGCCCCTTCCGAAAGCTTCGGCACGAATTCCGAACCGAGGTTGGGGGCGATCATGCCGAACGCCACCAGCAAAACACTGGCGGCCAGCCCCATCACCGCCAGTTTGTGGCGCAGGGCAAAACGCAGCACCGGGTAGTGAATCGTGTGGGCCAGGCGCATCAACAGCGGCTCGCGCTCCTCGATCGTTCTGGGCAAGAAGAAACTCGCCAGCACGGGCATCCAGGTCAGCGACAAGACCATCGAGCCCAGCAGGGCGAAGATCACCGTCAGCGCCATGGGGCGAAACATTTTCCCTTCGATGCCTTCCAACGTCAGGACCGGCAGGTAGACGATCATGATGATCAGCTCGCCGAACATCGTCGGTTTGCGGACCTCGACGGCGGCGGCGCGAACGATTTCCAGGCGGCTTTTGCCGGGCGAGGCGCGCGACAAGCGCCGCACGCAGTTTTCGACCATCACGATCGAACTGTCGACGACCATGCCAAAATCGATCGCCCCCAAGCTCAGCAGGCTGGCGGCGACGCCAAACTCCAACATGCCGCAGAAGGCGAACAGCATCGAAAGCGGGATGGCCGAGGCCACGATCAAGGCTGCCCGCAGATTGCCGAGAAAGGCAAACAGCACGGCGACGACGAACAGCCCTCCCTCGAACAGGTTTTTTCGCACCGTGTCGATCACGAAGTCGACCAACTCGGTGCGGTCGTAGACCGGCACGACGCCGACGTTGGGCGGAAGGTTCTTTTGGATGGCGGCGAGCTTGTCCTTCATCGCCCACGTGACTTGGTGACTGTTTTCGCCCATGAGCATGAAGCCCAGGCCGAGGACCACTTCGCCCTTCCCGTCGGCCGTGACGGCGCCGCGGCGAATCTCGTGGCCGATCTCCACGTCGGCCACGTCAGCCACGCGGACCGGCACGCCACCTTCGGCCCTGATCACAATCCTCCGCAACTCGTCGAGGCTGGTGGTGCGGCCCACGCCCTGCACCAGCAACATTCCGCTCGGCTCGCTGATGTTCCCGCCGCCGACGTTGAAGTTATTCTGTTCGACCGCGGCGACGGCCTCCGAGAACGTGAGTTGGTGCTTGATGAGCCGCTCGGGATCGAGGCGGATCTGATACTGCTTCTCGAAACCGCCCCAGGTGTTGATCTCGGCCGCGCCAGGCACCGTTCGCATCGTGGGCCGAATCACCCAATCGTGAATGGTGCGAAGATCGGTGACACCGGTTCCCTTACCCGTGACGATGTAATGAAACACCTCGCCGAGACCCGTGGCGACCGGTCCCATCTTCGGCCGGCCGATGCCGGCCGGCATGGCGACCGTGCCCAGGCGTTCGTTTATCTGCTGCCGCGCAAAATAAAGATCGGTGCCGTCGGCGAACACCACGACCACCTGCGACAGCCCGAACTTGGAGATCGAGCGAAGTTGTTCGATACCCGGCAACCCGCTCAGCGCCTGTTCGATCGGAAAGGTAATCAGCCGCTCGATGTCTTCAGGCCCCAGCGCCGGGGCCACGGTGTTGACTTGCACTTGCACCGGCGTGGTGTCTGGGAAGGCGTCGACATCGAGACGCGCCAGCGACATTCCGCCGGCGACGACGGCCGCCAGCACGCCCAGCAGCACGAGCAGCCGGTTGCGCAGCGAGAAGTCGATAATGCAGTTGAGCAGATCCATCAGTTGTGACAATCGCAGCCCGCCCCCAGATTGCTTCTCAGCAATTGAGCCAGGATCGCGGCGCTTCCCTGGGTGGCCAGTACCTCGCCGGGCAAAGCGCCGGCGAGCAATTCGACGTACTCGCCGTCGCGCGCTCCGGTGCGCACTTGCCGAACGTGAAACAGCTTGTAAGAACCCTCTCGCAAGTAATCTTTGTCGCGAACGAAGATAAACCGAGCGTCGCCGGTCGATTGCACCGCCTCGGCGGGCACGACGACGGCGTTCGGCTCCTCTCTCACTACAATCGTGCCGGAACCGAACGTTTGTCCGCGGAGCCGGCCGTCCGCGTTGTTCAATAGCACGCGGACTTGCAGCGTCCGGGTATGTGCGTCGACGGTCGGACTGATCCAAGAGATATGCCCTTCGGCCCTTTGCGAGCCATCGTCGGCATCAAACCGCACGATCAGCCCCGAGGTAACGTATCTGGCATCCTCTTGGCGAACGTTGAGCAAGAGCCATAGCCGGCGGGGATCGGCCACTGTCAGCAGCACCTTGGTGGTTTCCACGACCTCTCCCGCCACCACGTCGGAACTAAGCACGACGCCGTCATAGGGCGCGCGAAGCGGAATCAGGTTCGTGGTCTTCGCGCCGGCGGGAAGCGCCGACAGGCAGTTTGCGGGAATGTCCAGAAAGTGAAGCTCTTCTTCCAGACGTTCGATGCCCTCCTTCTCCATTTCGTCAGGCACGTCGAAACCGAGATTGACCAGCGATTGACGGGCGGAGACGAGGTTGATTTCCGCTTCTTGCAAAGCGGCTTCCGCCTCGTTCAGTGCCTTGGCCGTCACCAGTTTGTCTTTGGCCAGAACGCGCAGACGCTCGGCCGTGGTCCGCCGCAAGTCGAGTTGCACGACGCTTTGCAAGCATCGCGCCTTCGCCTCGCCCACCCGTGCCGCGTCGACGAGCAGCAAAACATCGCCCGAACGCACTTCGTCGCCCATGGTCTTCAGCATCGCCGCCACCGTCCCCTGGACCCGCGATGCGAGATGAGCCAGGCGCGTCGGATCGAACGTCAACTCGCCGTTTGCCGTCACCACGTCAGACATGGGGCGCTCTTGGACCACATCGACGTCGATACCGAACCTCGCTGCGCTTTCGGCGGAGGAAAACTGCACCCGCTGCTTGTGCAGCATGTTCTTGCTGTTGTTCTCCGGCCGGGCCATGCGTGCCAGTGCCCGCACGGTGTCGTACTTGGGAAGCTGCGGTCCGCCTTGCACCTGCGCCAGCTCCGGATGATCGAGCACGCACTCCGCCACGCCATGTTTGCGACAGAACCCGAATTCAGGCAATTTGGGCAGCAGCTCCGAAGAGCATTCGACGCATTGCGAGCTCGGCACCAGGTGTTCCGAGCACCAGTCATCGCGTTGCTTGACCGCGGTCCCAAAGAGTTCGGAAACCTTCGGCATCTTCCATCCGGTGTGGTGGCCAACGTAGAGCACGGCTCCCAGGATTGCGAACACGATCACGTTCGGGACCGCGCCGATCAGGGAGGTCCAGCGCGAGGGGCGATTCTCGGCGCGCACCGCCTCGCTTCCGCGCGGTTGACGCGCCCGCCGTTGTGGCGTCGTTGTCGTTGTGTGCATGAAGAAGCCTCAGGCAGATGAATTGCTCGATAAGCCGCGACCGCAGCCGCGGGACGCGATAGCGAAAGATCACCGCGAAAGCGCGGTGCCCGGCGCCGCTAAGGGGGAAATCGACGTGCTAGAGGCGGCTTAACAGCGCAGCACGATGGTCGACAGCGCGCTCAGGAAGGTGGCGTCGTAAGACAGCCATAATGAGCTTGTGGCGAGACCCAGGGCGGAAAAAATGCCTGGACCAAAGGCGTTAAGCGGCGCGTCGGCGAAGGCCAATTCGCAGGGCTTGGAGAGCGCGGGCCAGGGCTCACCGACGACCCTCGGCATCGTCGCCACGGAAATCCGGAGGTGTGTGCAGTCGCAAGAATCGCCAGTTGGGTGCAAGTAGCCGGCTTTCTGATGCAAAACCAAGCCATTCTCTTGCGGTCCGTGATCGCAGTCACGGTGCAAGCCGCCGCGGTCCCCTTGGCAACAATGGCAGTTCGCAGGGCCAAAATCGAAGCACGCCGAGGTTCCGCAGAGGCACAAATAGAGCGACCGGCCACTCCATGAAAGGAGCTGCATCGCCACAAGTGCGTTGATGAGCAGGATTTTCGGCATGATCGGCCCGATCGCCAAGATCGCGTTTCTCGCTTTACTTTATCGGCCCGCGGGCGGCCGGTCAATCAAGGTATTTTGCCGAGACGAATCAGTGACCGTGGTTCCCATGGCCGCCGTGCCGACCAGATCGAGGTCGATGGCTACGCGGTCAAATCTGCTATGGGCCCCTAAAGATTGCCGCGATGTCCCGAGCTCCGTGCAGCACACGTGCAACCTCGATCCCGTCGTCGATCGCGGCATAGCAGACCACATAGCTTTTAACGGAGAAGGTCCGCAGGCCGGGGAGTAGCTCGTCCCGGCGCTCGCCCATCTGCGGTTGAGTAGCGAGTGTTCCGAAGGCCCGGAAGAACCTCGCAATGAGGCGGTCGGCGGCTCGTGGGCGATCGGCCGCGATATACGCATGAATCTCGGCGAGATCCGCCTCCGCCAACAGGGAAACGACAAATCGTTTCATTGGGCGCGGGCCGCCCTAAGTATCTCGTCGCTCTTGGCACGAATATTCGCGAGGAATTTCGGCAACGAATCAGGAAGATATTCAATGCACTGCCCGGCCTTGATTTGCTCGAAGCCAGCCTCAATTTGTTGGACCAGTCGCTCACGCTCTTCCAATAGGCTGAAG
This window encodes:
- a CDS encoding cytochrome P460 family protein — its product is MVKSAMRRFPNLVSLVLLFPITAMAQGSGSSRLSPPRQARPQTPAEFQQSFWKHITMTAPYRDWSRLAADEQDPRPAPKPHGPWVKSYLNTVAAKDPARLEYGSVIVNEEYDEDKETLKAVSVMYCSKGADPAHYDWYWIKYTPDGKVMRAPADQRGKALAGKVQSCIECHQKAKADLVFSNDDLQAAGRSESSPQD
- a CDS encoding methyltransferase domain-containing protein; this encodes MPHHPHSYIVVTAFNGKQAIGPESAKALGYDAAEINALPHSLTESFAGVGNPRALGEFRAGDTVLDLGCGAGMDSIPAARQVGPSGRVIGVDMTEQMVHGWTGYRTSGCTQGGPVTARKPLERRLVRRPRPP
- a CDS encoding RND transporter — protein: MNAFSKTSVALLPSFLLVLGCGHSGATPPGAGQPSQSAAQDSGHHRHEGWWCDEHGVPEEQCGQCNSQVAADFQKKGDWCADHDRPDSQCFVCHPELEAKFAARYEAKYGKKPPRL
- a CDS encoding CusA/CzcA family heavy metal efflux RND transporter, which produces MSQLMDLLNCIIDFSLRNRLLVLLGVLAAVVAGGMSLARLDVDAFPDTTPVQVQVNTVAPALGPEDIERLITFPIEQALSGLPGIEQLRSISKFGLSQVVVVFADGTDLYFARQQINERLGTVAMPAGIGRPKMGPVATGLGEVFHYIVTGKGTGVTDLRTIHDWVIRPTMRTVPGAAEINTWGGFEKQYQIRLDPERLIKHQLTFSEAVAAVEQNNFNVGGGNISEPSGMLLVQGVGRTTSLDELRRIVIRAEGGVPVRVADVADVEIGHEIRRGAVTADGKGEVVLGLGFMLMGENSHQVTWAMKDKLAAIQKNLPPNVGVVPVYDRTELVDFVIDTVRKNLFEGGLFVVAVLFAFLGNLRAALIVASAIPLSMLFAFCGMLEFGVAASLLSLGAIDFGMVVDSSIVMVENCVRRLSRASPGKSRLEIVRAAAVEVRKPTMFGELIIMIVYLPVLTLEGIEGKMFRPMALTVIFALLGSMVLSLTWMPVLASFFLPRTIEEREPLLMRLAHTIHYPVLRFALRHKLAVMGLAASVLLVAFGMIAPNLGSEFVPKLSEGAIAVGVVRLAGTDLAESVRSNTQMEKAILAAFPREVEHVWSRIGTAEVATDPMGVELTDIFITLKPRAQWTQAASQAELTEKLDHLLRDFPGTKLSFAQPIEMRMNEIVSGVRADLGVKLFGDDFDVLVEKAKEIEAVLRSIEGVADLNVEQITGQPVLQIKVKQQELARYGVPAKTVLEVVEAIGSKPLGEIVEGQLRFPLVARLPERLRASPAAIGEMLVATPAGERIPLARLATIETVEGPSTITREWGQRRITVTANVRGRDLGSFVAEARRKIAEQIALPTGRYRIEFGGQFENLQRAETRLSIVVPLSLLLVFVLLYLTYHSVVDALRVFTGIPFAWVGGIFALWLRDMPFSISAGVGFIAMSGVAVLDDMILVSYIRQLRERGVPLDEAVTQAAVTRLRPVLMTTLVASLGFLPMALSDGMGAEVQRPLATVVIGGVIGAMVMSLLVLRVLYLIFNRPLARPASAESVDGPIAGPELASAS
- a CDS encoding efflux RND transporter periplasmic adaptor subunit, with product MHTTTTTPQRRARQPRGSEAVRAENRPSRWTSLIGAVPNVIVFAILGAVLYVGHHTGWKMPKVSELFGTAVKQRDDWCSEHLVPSSQCVECSSELLPKLPEFGFCRKHGVAECVLDHPELAQVQGGPQLPKYDTVRALARMARPENNSKNMLHKQRVQFSSAESAARFGIDVDVVQERPMSDVVTANGELTFDPTRLAHLASRVQGTVAAMLKTMGDEVRSGDVLLLVDAARVGEAKARCLQSVVQLDLRRTTAERLRVLAKDKLVTAKALNEAEAALQEAEINLVSARQSLVNLGFDVPDEMEKEGIERLEEELHFLDIPANCLSALPAGAKTTNLIPLRAPYDGVVLSSDVVAGEVVETTKVLLTVADPRRLWLLLNVRQEDARYVTSGLIVRFDADDGSQRAEGHISWISPTVDAHTRTLQVRVLLNNADGRLRGQTFGSGTIVVREEPNAVVVPAEAVQSTGDARFIFVRDKDYLREGSYKLFHVRQVRTGARDGEYVELLAGALPGEVLATQGSAAILAQLLRSNLGAGCDCHN
- a CDS encoding type II toxin-antitoxin system RelE/ParE family toxin, translating into MKRFVVSLLAEADLAEIHAYIAADRPRAADRLIARFFRAFGTLATQPQMGERRDELLPGLRTFSVKSYVVCYAAIDDGIEVARVLHGARDIAAIFRGP
- a CDS encoding type II toxin-antitoxin system ParD family antitoxin, producing the protein MSIQLPDDLVPFVAQRVTTGAYPSQDDVIRAAFSLLEERERLVQQIEAGFEQIKAGQCIEYLPDSLPKFLANIRAKSDEILRAARAQ